From the Dethiosulfovibrio salsuginis genome, one window contains:
- a CDS encoding MBL fold metallo-hydrolase, with the protein MKLTVVVDNLCGSSSLLGEHGLSIMIETPRGNLLFDTGQGHSLLHNLRELGFSPEDITRVCLSHGHYDHCGGLPQLLSRKPSLEIWGSRAVQSPHFSVKSGLPAFIGMDLNLEHRSFFPIDEPAEVIGGLWAFTVPVEKREENSLSRSGLVIPDGSGGWIKDPFKDDISLLALGIHGPSLILGCAHSGVINIMRHVKDTFGHNSFYAVVGGTHLSSVPRQKLMPQLERINDEFDVKLWRPNHCTGFTAASALTSIHHDVVWGSSGMSLEL; encoded by the coding sequence ATGAAACTAACGGTCGTCGTGGACAATCTCTGTGGCTCTTCTAGCTTGCTGGGAGAACATGGCCTAAGTATCATGATAGAGACCCCTAGGGGAAACCTCCTGTTCGACACGGGACAGGGCCATTCGCTGCTACATAACCTGAGAGAACTGGGCTTTTCTCCGGAAGATATCACCAGAGTCTGTCTTAGTCACGGTCATTACGACCACTGCGGAGGTCTTCCTCAACTTCTATCGAGAAAACCTAGCCTTGAGATATGGGGCAGCAGGGCGGTGCAAAGCCCTCATTTCAGCGTGAAATCTGGTCTTCCCGCCTTTATAGGCATGGATTTAAACCTGGAACACAGGTCCTTTTTCCCTATAGACGAACCTGCGGAGGTTATAGGCGGACTTTGGGCTTTTACCGTCCCCGTGGAGAAACGAGAGGAAAACAGCTTGAGCCGCAGCGGACTGGTAATCCCTGATGGTTCAGGAGGGTGGATCAAAGACCCCTTCAAAGACGACATATCCCTGCTGGCTCTGGGAATTCACGGCCCTTCCCTTATACTGGGATGTGCACACTCAGGAGTGATAAACATAATGAGACACGTAAAGGACACTTTCGGGCACAATAGTTTTTACGCCGTTGTAGGAGGGACCCATCTGTCCTCTGTTCCAAGACAGAAGCTAATGCCCCAACTTGAGCGAATAAACGACGAATTCGACGTTAAGTTATGGCGACCTAATCACTGCACCGGTTTTACAGCAGCCTCGGCTTTAACGTCGATACACCACGACGTTGTCTGGGGATCGTCAGGTATGTCCTTAGAGCTGTGA